In Leptospira langatensis, a genomic segment contains:
- a CDS encoding 7TM diverse intracellular signaling domain-containing protein, protein MARIIRIVLFSVLLFSATPGFSDQEGLSDIVLTDRQEQYEITNEVSFYVDQEKKLKIEDILRLDAENQFKKLGKTNFGLTKFAYWIRIPIRNKSRNVRNWYLEVRHPVLDHVDFYLPSDQGYTVKRSGDKIPFKLREINHRNFIFELPLKNDQGKEETVFYIRSESESTVSLPIQILSEKTFSNLNSTEQFVFGIYYGLMFVMALYNLFIFFTVKDLSYFYYVVYISAFGLLQMSLNGLAFQYVWPNSIWLASYAPTFLIPLVTALAIMFSRHFLTMSVYLPRANKILLADSIFGFSLTIVSLFAQISSILWLIALYAMHIVPTLLACAVYALKKGYKPAIYYLIGWLTLLVGALLYGLKSFAIVPDIFVTGYGWQLGAGMEAILFSFALASRIKMIEKEKEDAQAKTLQIQKTLNDSLEILVHERTKTIEEQKLEIERKAKMIEKDLAIAAKIQISLLPSDPPKSRNVRIAYRCIPMLHVGGDFVELIADRTGRAFGVFICDVTGHGTGAAMVAAMVKMALADWVDYLSDPGHMLSKMRAQLVGKLNGNFLTATMITVFPESGRLLIANAGHPETIIIRKATGAYEMHRPSGVAINEFLSTPRYQTIQTDLSTGDKLVLYTDGLPEARSKSGEFYGEDRFWALLKENSQYEPERFCAQVIRKIQDFTEEEQNSHDDMAIVVLEYVG, encoded by the coding sequence ATGGCCCGAATAATTCGTATCGTTCTATTTTCGGTTCTGCTTTTCTCCGCCACTCCTGGCTTTTCGGATCAGGAAGGGTTAAGCGATATCGTCCTTACTGACAGGCAAGAACAATACGAGATCACCAACGAAGTTTCTTTCTATGTGGATCAGGAAAAGAAACTAAAGATTGAGGATATTCTTCGTTTAGATGCGGAGAATCAATTTAAGAAGTTAGGCAAGACCAATTTCGGCTTAACGAAGTTTGCATATTGGATCCGTATCCCAATTCGGAATAAATCCAGGAATGTTCGCAATTGGTATTTGGAAGTCCGTCATCCGGTTCTGGATCATGTTGACTTTTATCTTCCGAGCGACCAAGGCTACACGGTAAAGCGTTCCGGCGATAAGATCCCGTTCAAGCTGAGAGAGATCAATCATAGAAATTTTATATTCGAACTTCCTTTAAAGAACGACCAAGGAAAGGAAGAGACCGTTTTTTACATTCGCTCCGAATCCGAGAGCACTGTTTCTTTGCCGATCCAGATCTTAAGCGAGAAAACTTTCTCTAATCTGAATTCGACGGAACAATTCGTATTCGGGATCTATTACGGGCTCATGTTCGTGATGGCTCTTTATAATTTGTTCATCTTCTTTACCGTAAAAGATCTTAGTTATTTCTATTACGTAGTTTATATCTCCGCTTTCGGACTTTTACAGATGAGTTTGAACGGTTTGGCTTTTCAGTATGTATGGCCGAATTCGATCTGGTTAGCGAGTTACGCTCCTACCTTTCTGATCCCACTTGTGACAGCTCTTGCGATCATGTTCTCTCGTCACTTCCTGACCATGTCGGTGTATCTGCCTAGGGCGAACAAGATCCTTCTTGCCGATAGTATATTCGGTTTTTCGCTTACGATCGTCTCTCTTTTTGCGCAGATATCCTCAATACTCTGGTTGATCGCTTTATATGCGATGCATATTGTTCCAACTCTTCTCGCCTGTGCGGTTTATGCATTAAAGAAAGGTTATAAACCTGCGATCTATTATTTGATCGGGTGGCTCACCCTTTTGGTAGGGGCTCTTCTTTACGGACTGAAATCTTTTGCAATCGTTCCGGATATTTTCGTGACAGGCTATGGATGGCAGTTGGGTGCCGGAATGGAAGCTATCTTATTCTCTTTTGCTTTAGCTTCTCGTATCAAGATGATCGAAAAGGAGAAGGAAGACGCGCAAGCGAAAACCTTGCAGATCCAAAAGACCTTAAACGATTCTTTGGAAATACTCGTACATGAACGCACTAAAACGATAGAAGAGCAAAAGTTAGAGATTGAAAGAAAGGCAAAGATGATCGAGAAGGATCTCGCCATTGCTGCAAAGATCCAGATCTCACTTCTTCCTTCCGATCCTCCCAAGTCGCGGAACGTTCGGATCGCATATCGTTGCATTCCTATGCTACATGTAGGTGGCGATTTCGTAGAGCTGATCGCGGATCGAACGGGAAGGGCTTTCGGGGTCTTTATCTGCGATGTTACGGGCCATGGAACGGGAGCCGCAATGGTTGCTGCTATGGTCAAGATGGCTCTTGCGGATTGGGTGGATTACCTGAGCGATCCGGGGCATATGCTCTCTAAGATGAGGGCACAGCTTGTAGGAAAGTTAAATGGTAATTTCTTGACGGCAACTATGATCACCGTCTTTCCCGAGTCGGGACGCCTCTTGATCGCGAATGCGGGCCATCCTGAAACGATTATCATTCGAAAAGCGACAGGGGCTTATGAGATGCATAGACCTTCCGGAGTCGCAATTAACGAGTTCCTATCCACTCCACGTTATCAAACCATTCAGACGGATCTATCTACCGGGGATAAGTTAGTCTTATATACGGATGGTTTGCCGGAAGCTCGTTCCAAGTCCGGAGAGTTTTATGGAGAAGATAGATTCTGGGCTTTACTCAAGGAAAACTCCCAGTATGAGCCGGAACGTTTTTGCGCTCAGGTCATCCGTAAGATACAGGATTTTACCGAAGAAGAGCAGAATTCCCACGACGATATGGCAATCGTCGTGCTAGAATACGTAGGTTAA
- a CDS encoding alpha/beta hydrolase — MATATKKKSSARPSKTQKLKFGPKPHPVSIQFTEEMKGFISLPGTSSYQEDYEAGKKAGNYLMFHLTIRIPDTEFFVYDPNETGEAIGWVECQPLGGRFEVEKGVFNLFVDSGKPSANEKHMKYRLFLKNKSGKKITLSGFKKVVDDGLLNIWRDTSTLYTTMYEGYVEEKAEPKATIIGKGILRILEKDFIKQMTTIRSNGRTFSERKEAVMRFGDLFLGNLWEIYGAPFRGAEPELWRERDIPVFTLEGVKGAKISHHPFVTEDKISVSLMRFQKKESKDVVVLMHGLTTSTDMFIMPEHKNLVTYLHENGYGDVWSFDWRGSMRFSYNLFPHRYNLDDIALYDVPAALKLVREAVGPGKRIHFVVHCVGSISFFMSLFAGKLEGVTSVVSNSVSLTPNVPTWSRIKLSFAPFLMEGVLRFPNVNPRWHYLPGFASGKILAKFVSLFHHECDEPACHMLSLMWGTGWPACYEHENLPDITHRRVGDLFGATSLNYYRHIRKSVGRKSMIKYEPTDKRYEALPNTYLDGASKVKIPMLFMTGDKNKVFKDSNIIAFNTLNRLNPGNKNELFIAKGYGHQDTLMGKKSDTDIFPEIVKFLRKHS; from the coding sequence TTGGCAACTGCGACTAAAAAGAAATCTTCAGCGCGTCCTAGTAAAACGCAAAAATTGAAGTTTGGACCGAAACCTCATCCGGTGAGCATTCAATTCACCGAAGAGATGAAAGGCTTTATTTCTCTTCCAGGCACTTCTTCTTATCAAGAAGACTATGAAGCCGGGAAAAAGGCCGGCAATTATCTCATGTTCCATCTCACGATCCGGATCCCTGATACCGAGTTCTTCGTATATGATCCGAATGAAACAGGCGAGGCTATCGGTTGGGTAGAATGTCAACCGTTAGGCGGAAGGTTCGAAGTAGAGAAGGGCGTCTTCAATCTATTCGTGGATTCCGGTAAGCCTTCTGCAAACGAGAAGCATATGAAGTATCGTTTGTTCTTGAAGAATAAATCCGGAAAAAAGATCACTCTGAGCGGATTTAAGAAAGTAGTGGACGACGGCCTCTTGAATATCTGGAGAGATACTTCTACCCTATACACTACCATGTATGAAGGATACGTGGAGGAGAAGGCGGAACCTAAGGCCACGATCATTGGAAAAGGTATATTAAGGATCCTTGAAAAAGATTTTATTAAGCAAATGACCACTATCCGTTCCAACGGAAGGACTTTCTCCGAAAGAAAGGAAGCGGTCATGAGATTCGGGGATCTATTCTTAGGAAATCTCTGGGAGATTTACGGTGCCCCGTTCCGAGGCGCAGAACCGGAACTGTGGAGAGAGAGGGACATTCCCGTATTTACTTTGGAAGGAGTGAAAGGAGCCAAGATCTCCCATCATCCTTTCGTTACGGAAGATAAGATCTCCGTAAGCCTAATGCGTTTTCAGAAGAAGGAAAGCAAGGATGTTGTCGTCTTGATGCACGGCCTTACCACTTCTACGGATATGTTCATTATGCCGGAGCATAAGAACCTAGTAACTTATCTCCATGAAAACGGATACGGAGACGTTTGGAGTTTCGATTGGCGGGGAAGTATGCGCTTCAGCTACAATCTCTTCCCGCATAGATACAATTTGGACGATATCGCGTTGTACGATGTTCCAGCAGCTTTGAAATTAGTTCGAGAAGCTGTCGGTCCCGGCAAGAGGATCCATTTCGTGGTTCATTGTGTTGGCTCCATCTCCTTCTTCATGAGCTTGTTTGCGGGAAAATTAGAAGGAGTCACTAGCGTTGTTTCAAATAGTGTTTCTTTAACCCCGAATGTACCTACTTGGTCCAGGATCAAATTGTCCTTCGCCCCTTTTCTTATGGAAGGTGTATTAAGGTTCCCGAATGTGAATCCTCGCTGGCATTATCTGCCGGGCTTCGCTTCGGGAAAGATCTTGGCAAAATTCGTGAGTCTATTCCATCACGAATGCGACGAGCCTGCCTGCCACATGTTGAGCCTGATGTGGGGGACCGGTTGGCCTGCTTGTTATGAGCATGAGAACCTTCCCGATATCACTCATAGAAGAGTGGGGGATCTGTTTGGGGCGACTTCTTTGAACTATTATAGGCATATCCGCAAGTCGGTGGGCCGTAAGTCCATGATCAAATACGAGCCTACGGATAAGAGATACGAAGCGCTTCCGAATACTTATCTGGATGGAGCCTCTAAGGTCAAGATCCCGATGTTGTTCATGACAGGGGATAAGAACAAGGTATTCAAGGATTCTAATATTATCGCTTTCAACACATTGAATCGTTTAAATCCGGGAAATAAGAATGAACTCTTTATTGCGAAGGGTTATGGTCACCAGGATACTTTGATGGGTAAGAAGAGCGATACGGATATCTTTCCGGAGATCGTGAAATTCTTAAGGAAGCATTCGTAA
- a CDS encoding cyclic nucleotide-binding domain-containing protein, giving the protein MLSENNRARVYWDILVFVCIFWASLESPLRVVLSYDQNIILVGIYFFVDSIFALDILWNCFTPEYKEGKWIFARAQVLRDYFKTWFLVDLIAALPLEYITFKLFGIQQSTHPYLYLLLGITRVLKIFRISDIMHRINLAFQPTPGVLRLFLFSFWATLIAHWCAVGWLFVDNLADYQTGTEDYIKALYWTVTTIATVGYGDITPANNVQRIYTIFVMILGAGVYATVIGNIASILGNLDIAKAAQLKKMAQVDSFLKARGVTSELRRKVRDYYMFIIDRGWGEDEGHLLNDLPISLRRDVKIRLHRGLLEKVPFLKDADPALVTNLIFSLRPTIYLKGDVIFKKGDMGDSLYILSEGSVDIINDDGVVFLTLLEGQFFGELALIKEEPRTATIRTNSICEIYTLSKTDFNRSLELFPEFRLAIERSVSNIKKQS; this is encoded by the coding sequence ATGTTAAGCGAGAATAATAGAGCCAGGGTTTATTGGGATATACTCGTATTTGTATGTATATTCTGGGCCTCGCTGGAATCTCCTTTGCGGGTCGTTCTTTCTTATGATCAGAACATAATCTTAGTCGGGATCTACTTCTTTGTGGATTCCATTTTTGCCTTAGATATACTCTGGAACTGTTTCACCCCCGAATATAAGGAAGGAAAATGGATCTTTGCGAGAGCTCAGGTCCTAAGGGATTATTTTAAGACATGGTTCTTAGTGGATCTGATCGCAGCTCTTCCTTTAGAATATATTACCTTTAAATTATTCGGGATCCAGCAATCCACTCATCCTTATCTCTACCTGCTGCTTGGGATTACCAGGGTCCTAAAGATATTTCGCATATCCGATATTATGCACAGGATCAATCTCGCATTCCAGCCTACCCCTGGTGTATTGCGCCTATTCCTTTTCTCGTTTTGGGCTACCTTGATCGCACATTGGTGTGCCGTAGGTTGGCTATTTGTGGATAATCTCGCGGATTACCAAACTGGCACGGAAGATTATATCAAGGCGTTATACTGGACCGTCACCACTATCGCTACCGTGGGCTACGGAGACATTACTCCTGCTAATAATGTGCAAAGGATCTATACTATTTTTGTAATGATCTTGGGTGCCGGCGTATACGCGACCGTAATCGGTAACATCGCAAGTATATTAGGAAATCTAGATATAGCTAAAGCAGCCCAACTTAAAAAGATGGCGCAAGTGGACTCCTTCTTAAAAGCGAGAGGGGTAACGTCCGAATTACGACGCAAGGTAAGAGATTACTATATGTTCATCATTGATAGGGGTTGGGGAGAAGATGAAGGCCATCTTCTGAACGATCTTCCTATATCTCTAAGGAGGGATGTGAAGATCCGATTGCATAGGGGTCTACTGGAGAAGGTTCCCTTTCTGAAAGATGCGGATCCTGCCTTAGTTACAAATCTCATCTTTTCTCTCAGGCCAACTATCTATTTAAAAGGCGACGTTATTTTTAAAAAAGGGGACATGGGGGATAGCCTTTATATTCTAAGCGAAGGTTCCGTAGATATTATCAATGACGACGGAGTCGTATTCCTAACACTCTTAGAAGGACAGTTCTTTGGAGAACTTGCATTGATCAAAGAAGAACCTAGGACTGCCACAATCCGCACGAACTCGATTTGTGAGATCTATACATTGAGCAAAACAGATTTTAATCGTTCTCTTGAGCTTTTTCCCGAATTTCGTTTGGCGATAGAAAGGTCTGTCTCAAATATAAAAAAACAGTCATAA
- a CDS encoding 7TM diverse intracellular signaling domain-containing protein, with amino-acid sequence MTHSARILLLIFLALFSSPLLSEPDTSPDIVLTDEQDQYDIRNAVSFLVDKEKKLTIQDVLKADQDHQFQKFGKTNFGITNFAYWVRIPVKNKSQRVRNWYMEISHPVLDHVDFYMPSASGYSPKFSGDKLPFHEREINHRNFIFELPFGHNENEAAEAVFYLRVESESTISLPLEILSEKTFANRNSTEQFVFGLYYGLIFVMALYNLFIFFTVRDLSYLFYVFYIVTFGLLQMSLNGIAFQFIWPNSVWLASYAPTFLIPLLPTFVILFSRYFLITFEYLPRIDKVLLLFSAIGLVLTIVSIFVKISSVLGILAVFAMLNIPLILGCAIYTLRKGYRPAIYYLTAWLTLLLGGILYGLKAFGVLPDIFLTNYGLQIGAALEVILLSFALASRINMIKKEKEEAQAKTLEMQKILTESYARFVPKDFLASLGKESILDVRLGDQIQKEMAVLFSDIRSFTTLSEQMTPAENFNFINSYLSRMSPIIQRHNGFIDKFIGDAIMALFQRNVIDAVAAGVDMQRYLKEYNEHRHRQGYIPIQIGVGIHSGSLMLGTIGAEERLEGTVISDTVNLASRIESLTKVYGSRIAVSESTIEEVKKGGKFNFRFLDRVKVKGKQKPVSVYEVIDGDEPEYQDLKIKTREPYEKGVKAFYAHAFDEAKVQFEKVISLFPDDKATQLYLKRLYPVTHSAKAMEEIEE; translated from the coding sequence ATGACTCACTCTGCCCGCATACTCTTGCTTATTTTCCTGGCTCTGTTCTCTTCTCCTCTTTTGTCAGAGCCGGATACTTCTCCGGACATAGTTTTGACGGACGAGCAGGATCAATACGATATTCGTAACGCAGTTTCTTTCTTAGTGGATAAGGAAAAGAAACTCACCATTCAGGATGTCCTAAAAGCGGACCAGGATCATCAATTCCAAAAGTTCGGAAAGACGAACTTTGGTATTACAAATTTTGCATATTGGGTTCGCATCCCGGTCAAGAATAAGTCCCAAAGGGTCAGGAACTGGTATATGGAGATCAGTCATCCTGTTTTGGATCATGTGGACTTTTATATGCCTAGCGCATCCGGATATTCTCCTAAGTTTTCCGGAGATAAATTACCGTTTCACGAAAGAGAGATCAATCACCGGAATTTTATATTCGAATTGCCTTTCGGACATAACGAGAATGAAGCAGCGGAGGCCGTTTTTTATCTGAGAGTGGAATCAGAGAGTACGATTTCCCTTCCTCTTGAGATCCTAAGCGAGAAGACATTCGCGAACCGTAATTCCACGGAGCAGTTCGTATTCGGTCTTTATTACGGTTTGATCTTCGTGATGGCATTATACAATCTTTTCATCTTCTTCACTGTCCGGGATCTGAGTTATCTTTTTTACGTATTCTATATAGTCACTTTCGGACTTCTGCAGATGAGCCTAAATGGGATCGCGTTTCAGTTTATCTGGCCGAATTCCGTATGGTTGGCAAGCTACGCTCCCACCTTCCTCATTCCTCTCTTGCCTACTTTTGTGATCCTGTTCTCTAGATACTTTTTGATCACATTTGAGTATCTGCCTCGGATCGATAAGGTCCTTCTTCTGTTTAGTGCTATCGGGCTCGTACTGACCATTGTGTCCATATTCGTGAAGATCTCTTCCGTTTTGGGAATTCTCGCGGTATTTGCCATGCTGAATATTCCCCTGATATTGGGATGTGCGATCTATACATTAAGAAAAGGTTATAGACCGGCTATTTATTACCTTACTGCTTGGCTGACTCTCTTGCTTGGCGGGATCTTGTACGGACTCAAGGCATTTGGAGTGCTGCCGGATATCTTTTTGACGAATTACGGTCTCCAGATCGGTGCGGCGTTGGAAGTGATCCTTCTCTCTTTCGCACTCGCTTCTCGTATCAATATGATCAAGAAGGAGAAAGAAGAAGCCCAGGCTAAGACCTTAGAGATGCAAAAGATCCTTACGGAGTCCTATGCCAGATTCGTGCCTAAGGACTTCTTGGCGAGCCTTGGAAAAGAATCCATTTTAGATGTGCGATTGGGGGACCAGATCCAAAAAGAGATGGCAGTTCTCTTTAGCGATATTCGGTCTTTTACGACTTTATCCGAGCAAATGACCCCTGCCGAGAATTTTAACTTTATCAATTCGTATTTGAGTAGGATGAGCCCGATCATTCAGCGTCACAACGGTTTCATAGATAAGTTTATCGGCGACGCCATCATGGCTCTATTTCAAAGAAATGTAATAGATGCGGTTGCTGCGGGTGTGGATATGCAAAGATACCTGAAGGAATACAACGAGCATCGACATCGGCAGGGATACATTCCCATACAGATCGGAGTAGGAATCCATTCCGGTTCCTTGATGCTCGGAACGATCGGGGCCGAGGAGAGATTGGAAGGTACTGTGATCTCCGACACTGTGAACCTGGCTTCCAGGATAGAGAGTCTGACGAAGGTATACGGCTCTAGGATCGCAGTGAGTGAAAGCACAATTGAGGAAGTAAAGAAGGGAGGAAAGTTCAATTTCCGATTCTTGGATCGAGTGAAGGTAAAAGGGAAGCAGAAGCCTGTATCGGTCTACGAGGTCATAGACGGGGACGAACCGGAATACCAGGATCTGAAGATCAAGACCAGAGAACCGTACGAGAAAGGGGTGAAGGCGTTCTACGCTCATGCTTTCGACGAGGCAAAGGTCCAGTTCGAGAAAGTGATCTCCTTATTTCCGGACGATAAGGCAACTCAACTTTATTTAAAAAGACTTTATCCGGTCACACATTCGGCCAAAGCCATGGAAGAGATCGAAGAATGA
- a CDS encoding DUF1761 domain-containing protein, whose translation MLPVIQINYLAIAAGIVSNIVLGFLWYGPLFGKIWMKEMGLENMEPNTKEMFKSLGFMVLGSFLTAFVLSHSILVWKPSSWNLQGDGPGWVYAAYAAGFTWLGFYIPLLFGSVTWEGKSWKLFFINAFYYLVSLSAMSFILAAWPA comes from the coding sequence ATGCTTCCCGTAATACAAATAAATTATTTAGCAATAGCTGCAGGGATCGTTTCTAATATCGTACTTGGATTCTTATGGTACGGACCGCTTTTCGGCAAGATCTGGATGAAAGAAATGGGCCTTGAGAATATGGAGCCGAATACTAAGGAGATGTTCAAGTCCTTGGGATTTATGGTTTTAGGCTCCTTCTTGACGGCTTTTGTTTTGTCTCATAGCATTCTCGTATGGAAGCCTTCTTCCTGGAATTTGCAAGGAGACGGACCTGGTTGGGTGTATGCGGCTTATGCTGCAGGTTTTACTTGGCTCGGTTTTTATATTCCGTTGCTTTTCGGGTCCGTTACCTGGGAAGGAAAATCCTGGAAATTGTTTTTTATCAACGCGTTCTACTATCTAGTTTCTCTTTCTGCAATGAGTTTCATACTTGCAGCCTGGCCCGCCTAA
- a CDS encoding SDR family NAD(P)-dependent oxidoreductase — protein MEHILITGANSGVGLALAEKLIEQGSFVFGSVRSKSQGESLSSKFGKSFYPLYFDVTDEDAIDKAVKEVAKVLNGKGLSALVNNAGVVVPGPLLEMPVSSFRDQLEINLVGPFLISQKFLPLLGAQKDCKFPPGRIINVSSLSGVRTFPFLSAYSVSKHGLEALTNGFRRELSLYGIDAISILPGAILTPLTDKINDTVRDLAPRSVYRDSLLAFIRLNERKANSGVPMSKVVDAIMHALRSSHPKTRYFLKSSFLTDTFLPKFLPTRIFDKLISKALGIHA, from the coding sequence ATGGAACACATACTTATAACGGGTGCGAATTCAGGAGTCGGACTTGCGTTAGCCGAAAAGCTGATCGAGCAAGGTTCCTTTGTATTCGGTAGCGTCCGTTCGAAAAGTCAGGGAGAGTCACTCTCTTCTAAATTTGGAAAATCATTCTATCCTTTATACTTCGATGTTACCGACGAGGATGCGATCGACAAAGCAGTAAAAGAAGTTGCGAAGGTGTTAAACGGAAAAGGGTTAAGTGCTCTTGTAAATAATGCTGGTGTAGTAGTTCCGGGGCCTCTCCTGGAAATGCCGGTCTCTTCCTTCAGAGATCAGTTGGAGATCAACTTGGTCGGTCCTTTTCTTATTTCTCAAAAATTCCTACCGTTGTTAGGCGCACAGAAGGATTGTAAGTTTCCTCCAGGAAGGATCATTAACGTGAGCTCATTAAGCGGAGTTCGGACCTTTCCTTTTTTATCGGCGTATTCTGTTTCGAAGCATGGACTGGAAGCCTTGACCAATGGGTTTCGCAGGGAGCTGAGTCTTTACGGGATCGACGCGATCTCCATTCTTCCGGGAGCGATTTTGACTCCCTTAACGGATAAGATCAACGACACAGTCCGAGATCTGGCTCCTCGTTCAGTATACAGAGACTCACTTTTAGCCTTTATTCGTTTAAACGAGAGGAAGGCGAACTCGGGAGTTCCCATGTCCAAGGTAGTCGACGCTATCATGCACGCTCTACGCAGTTCTCATCCGAAAACTCGATATTTTTTAAAAAGTAGTTTCCTTACCGATACCTTTTTGCCCAAATTCCTTCCGACCCGGATCTTCGATAAATTAATTTCAAAAGCATTAGGAATTCATGCTTAA